The DNA region CCAGGAACGCCTGCGGGGCGAACAGCGCTTCACCGCCGACGTCGCCCACGAACTGCGCACCCCGCTCGCGGGCCTCGTCACCTCCGCGTCCCTGCTGCCGGAGAGCGAGGCAACCGACCTCGTCCAGGACCGGGTGCGGGTGCTGCGGGCGCTGGTGGACGACCTGCTGGAGATCTCCCGTCTCGACGCGGGCGCCGAGCGGGCCGACGCGCAGCCGGTGCCGCTCGGTGAACTGGTCACGGAGTCCGTGCGCCGCACCGGCCTCGACACCCGGATCACCGTCGTCGGGGACACGACCGTGGAGACCGACCCGCGCCGCGTCGACCGCATCGTCACCAATCTGGTCCTCAACGCCCATCGCCACGGCGGCTCACCGGTGGAGGTCACCGTGGCCACCGACGCAACCACCGGCCCCGGCGCCGTCACCGTCGTCGTCCGTGACCACGGCCCCGGCTTCCCCGCCGACCTCCTGGACCACGGCCCGCAGCGCTTCCGCACCGGCGCCGCCGAACGCGGCCACGGGCACGGCCTCGGCCTCACCATCGCCCTCGGCCACACCCAGGTCGTCGGCGGCCGCCTCACGTTCTCGAACGCCGACCCGCACGGCGCCGTCGCCACCCTGAGCCTCCCGCTCCGGCGCGCCTGAGGCGGGCGCGGCGGTGACCGGTGGCGGTGTCGTCGGCGCCCGCCCGGCGTTGGGGCCCGGCCCTCGGGGACACCGGCCGCGTCGCGCCCGTTGAAGGACGGCAGGAGAACCCGCTGGCCTCGCCGGCCGACGACGCCGAGCGCACCCGCAAGATGGTCAGGCAGTGCCAAGGCCCGGTCCTGCTCGTCGGGCACTCCTACGGCGCCCGCCGTCATCACCGAGGCGGGCGACCTGCCCCAGGTCGCCGGACTCGTCCACGTCGCCGCGTTCACGCCCGACGCGGGCGAGAGCCCCGGCCGGATCTCGCAGGAGAAGCCCACCGAGGCGTTCGACACCATCGCCCCGGACTCCGACGGCTACCTGTGGATCAAGCAGGACGAGTTCCACGAGAGCTTCTGCCAGGACCTGCCCGTCGACCTGATCGCGCAGGCGGCCGACGAACTGCGCGGCTGAGGGGCTGCCTCGGCGCGGTCGAGCCGCGACCCAGCTCCCGTGGATGCCGGGCGGCACCCGGCCCGGGAGCTGGACGCGGGCCGGCGGACGGCCCGTGAAGTCCTGTGCCGAGAGAATCACGAGGTCGGCCGCGCCCGGTCGGGACCGCCACCCACCGCCGGCGTGCGGGACAGCGACGCGCGTCATCGCCGCGCGTCGGGGACGTCGCGGGGGCGGTCCGGGTTCAGGAACCACTTGCGCGCCGAGACGAGCCACCAGGTGCCGCAGAAGGCGACGACCACGCCGACCGCGACGGGCGCGTAGTTGAACGTGTCCCTGGTGACGGGCGAGCTCTGCGGCAGCATGAACAGGACCGTGATGACCGCGACCCAGGCGATGGCGATGGTGCCGACGATGGTGGACCAGGAGCCCAGGTGCCAGGGGCCGCGCTCGAAGCGGTCGCCCTGGCGCAGGCGGAGGTAGGTGGGGATGACGTAGGCGATGTAGAGGCCGATGGTGGCGATGGAGGTGACGGCCGCGTACGCGGTGTTGTTCCACAAGTAGGGCAGGCCGAGGGCGAAGGCGCCGAGGGTGGCGAGCCAGACGGCGTTGGTGGGCGTGCGGGTGGTGGGGTTGAGCTTGTGCCACGTCCGGGAGAAGGGCAGCGCGCCGTCGCGCGAGAAGGCGTAGATCATCCGGGAGTTGGCCGTCACGGACGCCATGCCGCAGAAGAGCTGGGCGACGATGATGACGAGCAGCAGCCACTTGCTGGCCGTCGTGCCGAGCGCGTCCATGAGGATCTGGGCCGGGGGCACGCCCGTGGCCGAGTCGAGGGCGCCGGAGTACGACTGGATGGCGAAGGTGAAGCCGAAGAGGAGCACGAACCCGGCCACGAGGGAGAC from Streptomyces flavofungini includes:
- a CDS encoding sensor histidine kinase, giving the protein MRRASRFLRRLADLRSLRWKIAAGVAAAACAMAVGIGFLVHERTEARSMSIGRGTALRELEVAEFEFRDGRSASRDPSTPPGYAAGDQVPDVLRARLATEPGPLTWYDTSKPLQGPFMWAASRVDGTDLAVRMDMGAEKRSLQALDRHIRYAALATLAVVVPLTLLAAELVLRRLRRVAGTARRIRNGALDARTASRGHDEISEISSAVDHMADALQERLRGEQRFTADVAHELRTPLAGLVTSASLLPESEATDLVQDRVRVLRALVDDLLEISRLDAGAERADAQPVPLGELVTESVRRTGLDTRITVVGDTTVETDPRRVDRIVTNLVLNAHRHGGSPVEVTVATDATTGPGAVTVVVRDHGPGFPADLLDHGPQRFRTGAAERGHGHGLGLTIALGHTQVVGGRLTFSNADPHGAVATLSLPLRRA